One region of Nothobranchius furzeri strain GRZ-AD chromosome 16, NfurGRZ-RIMD1, whole genome shotgun sequence genomic DNA includes:
- the myocd gene encoding myocardin isoform X2, with translation MTLLGSEHSVLIRSKFRSVNHGKFPKQEDSYAFEEESSRESLSPEQHHSDESQGSACPSSDAVGSTASSSSSPALTSPQQGGTNRDPLDQSQEEHVFETSDSQATPPVPVPAIVKSKTSDKNRHKKPKDVKPKVKKLKYHQYIPPDQKAEKSPPPMDSAYARLLQQQQLFLQLQILSQQKHTHTHSPIQHSPLQHSHTLQTQVHAQQRQPSFVYQPHPPEQNSRGATEQPSACSTSGPSSTASSNSSSPVKNAYSTQSSTSPIKVGPLPVNLEDLKVSELRQHLRIRGMPVSGTKTALIERLRPFKDSTADSSPSGSSDITTLTFPVTPTGSLSSYQSPLSSSALSQGGFYPYPSTSSTPPISPASSELSLSGSLPDSFSDVPMSSPNQFHLQPSPAQLSIEEVQGVGGDQLSGRDQRVGVGGGTEAPDAEKDKMLVEKQRVIEELTWKLHQEQRQVEELKMQLHKRKRCYGALQDPPSPPSHSSTLHQQQTTTGQHYLGVMIKQEPMSLSSSCPLSSPKQLKCPPSGCMEDLRQSIISTTTVRGGQCIDTGPSCGSPSTMSAFLSPQCSPQDSPNGKASSRSQPSSPNNPYLLSPPTGRDSRGHRTHSVQMQPRSCDQQVDCSYPSDQRNLQPVFPGSADCGLHHNGSTKAESHNVRPKMSVLPSSRHVGLKCQGSPPAFSSSESDSSDLRQPPCYEDAVKQQLTRSEQMDELLDVLIESGEMPANAREARERSSVTKVVPHITVSPGCPGLLVPRFHRHFESLSSSQLPYDHAAHHVSESHLQTLLNSPVERGGATDHELQKSEGNRNNEEYSGQRCHPNHLQQEKALTNRDLTDHPLSPVGSKAVPEVQGVVSMAYSETPWEMMEWLELAPLSSAAAYSDAQPSMPSIFNAEFLDVTDINLNSAMDLQLQHW, from the exons TGAACCATGGAAAGTTTCCAAAACAAGAGGACTCCTATGCTTTTGAGGAGGAGAGTAGCCGTGAGAGTCTGTCTCCTGAGCAGCACCACAGTGATGAGTCTCAGGGCTCGGCCTGCCCTTCTTCTGATGCTGTTGGCAGTAcagcctcctcctcttcctcgcctGCCCTCACAAGTCCACAGCAG GGTGGCACAAACCGGGACCCACTTGACCAAAGCCAGGAAGAACATGTGTTTGAGACCAGCGACAGCCAGGCAACCCCCCCAGTACCTGTTCCTGCTATAGTCAAG TCCAAGACATCAGACAAGAACCGACACAAGAAGCCTAAAGATGTGAAGCCCAAAGTGAAGAAGCTCAAGTACCACCAGTACATTCCTCCAGACCAGAAGGCGGAGAAGTCCCCCCCTCCCATGGACTCAGCATATGCTCGActtcttcagcagcagcagctcttccTGCAGCTGCAGATCCTGAGCCAGcagaaacacacccacacacattcacCCATACAGCACTCACCACTGCAACACTCACACACGCTGCAGACACAGGTCCATGCCCAGCAGAGGCAGCCCAGCTTCGTCTACCAGCCTCACCCACCAGAGCAGAA TTCCAGAGGAGCTACTGAGCAGCCATCAGCCTGCAGCACTAGCGGTCCGTCCAGCACAGCCAGCAGTAATTCATCCTCTCCAGTCAAAAACGCTTATTCTACCCAGAGCAGCACCTCTCCCATCAAAGTCGGGCCTCTCCCTGTAAATCTGGAAGATCTCAAA GTGTCAGAACTGAGGCAGCACCTGCGTATCCGGGGCATGCCCGTCTCAGGCACCAAGACGGCCCTAATCGAGCGCCTCCGGCCTTTTAAGGATTCCACTGCAGACTCCTCCCCTTCAGGATCCTCTGACATCACCACCTTGACCTTCCCAGTCACACCCACGGGGTCCCTGTCCTCCTACCAGTCTCCGTTGTCCTCCAGCGCTCTTTCACAGGGGGGGTTCTACCCTTACCCAAGCACCTCCTCGACCCCGCCTATTTCTCCAGCCTCCTCTGAGCTTTCTCTGAGTGGCTCCCTCCCCGACAGTTTTAGTGATGTCCCCATGTCCTCCCCAAATCAGTTCCATCTGCAACCATCCCCGGCACAGCTAAGCATAGAGGAGGTCCAGGGCGTGGGAGGTGACCAGCTGAGTGGAAGAGACCagcgggtgggggtgggtggaggCACTGAGGCTCCAGATGCTGAAAAAGATAAAATGCTGGTGGAGAAGCAGAGGGTGATCGAAGAACTCACGTGGAAGTTGCACCAGGAGCAGAGACAG GTGGAAGAGCTAAAGATGCAACTCCACAAGAGGAAACGCTGCTATGGAGCATTACAGGACCCCCCCTCTCCTCCGTCTCACTCCTCGACGCTCCATCAGCAGCAGACCACAACTGGACAGCATTATTTGGGAGTGATGATCAAGCAAGAACCGATGTCCTTGTCCTCCAGCTGCCCCCTGTCTTCTCCCAAACAGCTCAAGTGTCCTCCTAGTGGCTGCATGGAGGATCTCAGACAAAGCATCATTTCCACAACAACTGTGAGGGGGGGGCAGTGTATAGATACAGGTCCTTCCTGTGGAAGCCCATCAACCATGTCAGCCTTCCTCAGTCCACAGTGCTCCCCGCAGGACTCTCCCAATGGAAAAGCCTCCAGCCGTTCCCAGCCATCATCTCCTAACAACCCCTACCTGTTGTCACCTCCAACAGGACGGGACAGCCGTGGACACAGAACTCACAGTGTACAG ATGCAGCCGCGGAGCTGTGACCAGCAGGTGGATTGTTCGTATCCTTCAGACCAAAGAAACCTACAGCCTGTATTTCCTGGCTCCGCTGACTGTGGCTTACATCACAACGGCTCCACCAAGGCTGAAAGCCACAATGTTCGGCCAAAG ATGTCAGTATTACCATCTTCCCGGCATGTTGGCCTAAAGTGTCAGGgctccccccctgccttcagtAGCTCAGAGTCAGACTCGTCTGATCTAAGACAGCCCCCATGCTATGAAGATGCAGTCAAGCAG CAACTGACCCGCAGCGAGCAGATGGACGAACTCTTGGATGTTCTCATAGAGAGTGGAG AGATGCCAGCTAACGCCAGAGAAGCGAGGGAGAGGTCCTCTGTaaccaaagttgtgcctcacattACTGTGTCCCCAGGGTGTCCCGGCCTCCTTGTTCCAAGATTCCACCGGCACTTTGAGTCCTTGTCCTCCAGTCAGCTTCCTTACGACCATGCCGCCCATCACGTCTCCGAGAGCCACCTACAGACTCTGCTGAACAGTCCAGTGGAGCGTGGAGGAGCTACTGATCATGAGCTCCAGAAAAGTGAAGGGAACAGGAACAATGAGGAATACAGCGGCCAGCGCTGCCACCCTAACCATCTCCAACAGGAAAAAGCTTTGACCAACAGAGACCTGACAGACCACCCTCTGTCCCCCGTTGGCAGTAAGGCTGTTCCTGAGGTACAAGGGGTGGTCAGCATGGCCTACAGCGAGACGCCGTGGGAAATGATGGAGTGGCTGGAACTGGCACCACTCAGCTCAGCCGCCGCCTACAGTGATGCTCAGCCCAGTATGCCCAGTATCTTTAACGCTGAGTTCCTGGATGTCACAGACATTAACCTGAACTCTGCCATGGACCTTCAACTGCAGCACTGGTGA